In a single window of the Nodularia spumigena CCY9414 genome:
- a CDS encoding aspartate ammonia-lyase — protein MTENTDFRIERDSMGDRQIPGSAYYGIQTLRAIENFQISGIEPLPTYVDACLIIKKATATVNGELGCIPQDISEAIIQAANEILAGNLRDQFVVDVYQAGAGTSHHMNVNEVLANRALEILGDEKGNYKRVSPNDHVNYGQSTNDVIPTAIRVGGLLALTHTLQPALEKAIASLENKAVQFQDIVKSGRTHLQDAVPVRLGENFRAWAQILSEHQNRIYTASGDLMALGLGGSAAGTGMNTHPQYRARVVEVIAQFLESPLEPAPHLMAAMQSMAPFVNVSGALRNLAQDLVKISHDLRLMDSGPKTGFKEIQLPPVQPGSSIMPGKYNPVMAEMTSMVCFQVMGYDSAIALAAQAGQLELNVMMPLIGYNLIHSIEILGNTIAALTERCIEGITADKERCLAYAEGSLALVTALNTHIGYLNAAAVAKESLETGKSLRQIVLERGLMTEDELAIVLNLEQMSAIVPLT, from the coding sequence ATGACTGAAAATACAGATTTTCGGATTGAACGCGATTCAATGGGCGATCGCCAAATTCCCGGTAGCGCTTATTACGGCATTCAAACACTACGGGCGATAGAAAACTTCCAAATTAGCGGCATTGAGCCTTTGCCTACTTACGTAGATGCCTGTCTGATAATTAAAAAAGCTACCGCCACCGTTAACGGCGAATTAGGTTGTATTCCCCAGGATATCAGTGAAGCAATTATCCAAGCTGCTAATGAAATCCTGGCGGGAAATTTACGAGATCAGTTTGTGGTTGATGTCTATCAAGCGGGTGCGGGAACTTCTCACCACATGAATGTTAATGAGGTTTTGGCAAATCGGGCTTTAGAAATTCTCGGCGATGAAAAGGGTAATTACAAAAGGGTTAGCCCCAACGACCATGTAAACTACGGACAGTCTACCAATGATGTGATTCCCACAGCTATCCGCGTTGGTGGCTTATTAGCACTTACCCACACATTACAGCCAGCTTTAGAAAAGGCGATCGCATCTTTAGAAAACAAAGCTGTACAATTTCAAGATATCGTCAAATCTGGCAGAACCCACCTACAAGATGCTGTACCTGTGCGTTTGGGTGAGAATTTCCGGGCTTGGGCGCAGATATTATCAGAACACCAAAACCGCATCTATACAGCCTCTGGGGATTTAATGGCGTTGGGTTTGGGTGGAAGTGCGGCTGGTACAGGAATGAATACACATCCCCAGTATCGCGCCCGTGTGGTAGAAGTTATTGCCCAATTTCTGGAATCGCCCTTAGAACCAGCACCCCATTTAATGGCTGCAATGCAGAGTATGGCTCCTTTTGTCAACGTTTCCGGGGCTTTACGCAACTTGGCACAGGATTTAGTCAAAATTTCCCATGATTTGCGGTTAATGGACTCAGGCCCCAAAACTGGTTTTAAAGAAATTCAACTCCCCCCAGTGCAACCAGGTTCTTCAATTATGCCGGGTAAATATAACCCAGTCATGGCAGAGATGACATCAATGGTATGCTTTCAGGTAATGGGATATGATAGTGCGATCGCCTTAGCAGCCCAAGCCGGACAATTAGAATTAAACGTAATGATGCCGCTAATTGGCTATAATTTGATTCACAGCATTGAAATACTCGGTAACACCATCGCCGCCCTCACCGAACGCTGTATTGAAGGAATTACCGCCGATAAAGAACGCTGTTTAGCCTACGCCGAAGGTAGTTTAGCATTAGTCACCGCACTGAACACCCACATCGGATATTTAAACGCTGCTGCTGTAGCCAAAGAATCTTTAGAAACAGGTAAATCTCTCAGACAAATTGTATTAGAACGAGGATTAATGACCGAAGACGAATTAGCCATCGTCTTAAACTTAGAACAAATGAGCGCCATTGTTCCTCTAACTTGA
- a CDS encoding DUF362 domain-containing protein, with the protein MQTQKPSVSLIRATSYESEALRASLVTLLEPLGGMSAFVKPGNRVLLKPNLLTGSRPTKECTTRRELVYEVAQMVIAAGGKPFLGDSPAFGSAKGVAEANGYLPLLEALHIPIIEFHGKRYQTVNEDFNHLRLCKEAMEADVVINLPKVKSHTQLTLTMGVKNLFGCVPGKMKAWWHMEAGKDANRFGEMLVETARAINPNLTILDGIIGHEGNGPSGGEPRNLGILAAAADVFALDRAVVEILNVPPEQVPTVAASQRLGVCPELAEIEFPHLQPDLLKIEDWQLPDKLIPIDFAMPRVIKSTFKHFYIKFLKEPMSAYGKG; encoded by the coding sequence ATGCAGACACAAAAACCATCAGTCAGTCTAATTCGGGCTACCTCCTACGAAAGCGAGGCTTTACGAGCATCATTAGTCACCCTGCTGGAACCTTTGGGGGGGATGTCTGCCTTTGTCAAACCAGGAAATAGAGTATTACTCAAGCCCAATCTCCTCACAGGTTCCCGCCCTACAAAAGAGTGTACAACCCGGCGAGAACTGGTTTATGAAGTCGCCCAGATGGTCATAGCAGCTGGTGGTAAGCCATTTCTAGGCGATAGTCCCGCCTTTGGGAGCGCCAAAGGAGTCGCAGAAGCCAACGGCTATCTCCCGCTTTTAGAAGCATTGCATATACCTATCATTGAGTTTCACGGTAAGCGTTACCAAACAGTCAACGAAGATTTTAATCACCTGCGGCTATGCAAAGAAGCAATGGAAGCAGATGTTGTGATTAACTTACCCAAAGTCAAATCACATACACAGTTGACATTAACGATGGGGGTAAAAAATCTCTTTGGTTGTGTTCCTGGTAAAATGAAAGCTTGGTGGCACATGGAAGCAGGGAAAGATGCTAACCGATTTGGTGAAATGTTAGTAGAAACTGCCAGAGCAATTAATCCCAACTTAACTATTTTAGATGGTATTATCGGTCATGAAGGTAATGGACCGAGTGGTGGAGAACCTCGTAATTTAGGAATTTTAGCAGCCGCAGCCGATGTATTTGCTTTAGATAGGGCGGTAGTAGAAATTCTCAATGTCCCACCCGAACAAGTTCCCACAGTTGCAGCGTCTCAAAGGTTGGGTGTTTGTCCAGAATTAGCTGAGATAGAATTTCCTCATTTACAACCTGATTTACTCAAAATTGAAGATTGGCAATTACCAGATAAATTAATCCCAATTGATTTTGCCATGCCTCGTGTGATTAAGTCTACGTTTAAACACTTTTATATTAAGTTTCTCAAGGAACCGATGAGTGCTTATGGTAAAGGCTAA
- a CDS encoding inorganic diphosphatase yields MDLSRIPAQPKPGILNVLIEIPGGSKNKYEFDKDLEAFALDRVLYSSVRYPYDYGFVPNTLADDGDPLDGMVIMDEPTFPGCVIPARPIGMLEMIDGGDRDEKILCVPDKDPRYAGVKSLRDIAPHRLDEIAEFFRSYKNLEKKVTEILGWQDVDKVAALVEKFIKAAQA; encoded by the coding sequence GTGGACTTATCCCGTATTCCTGCTCAACCAAAACCTGGTATACTCAACGTTTTAATTGAAATCCCCGGCGGGAGTAAAAATAAATACGAGTTTGACAAAGACTTGGAAGCCTTCGCCCTAGACAGAGTGCTTTATTCTTCGGTACGATATCCTTATGACTACGGCTTTGTACCGAACACTTTAGCTGATGATGGCGATCCTTTGGATGGAATGGTGATTATGGATGAACCAACCTTTCCTGGCTGTGTAATTCCAGCACGACCCATTGGGATGTTAGAAATGATTGACGGAGGCGATCGCGATGAAAAAATTCTTTGTGTTCCTGACAAAGATCCGCGCTACGCTGGAGTAAAATCACTCAGAGACATAGCACCACACCGCTTAGACGAAATTGCCGAATTTTTCCGCAGTTATAAAAATCTGGAAAAGAAGGTGACAGAAATTCTCGGTTGGCAGGATGTTGACAAAGTTGCCGCCTTAGTAGAAAAATTCATCAAGGCTGCTCAAGCATAA
- the panD gene encoding aspartate 1-decarboxylase — MQRTVLLAKIHNCTLTGANINYVGSISIDEVLLDKAGILPYEQVQVVNNANGERFITYTIPAPANSGIIELNGAAARLGITGDRVIIMAYGQFTPEELKNYSPTVVIVDEKNRLLEVRHYDDLLSKV, encoded by the coding sequence ATGCAGCGTACTGTCCTTTTAGCAAAAATTCATAACTGTACCCTCACGGGAGCAAATATTAACTACGTGGGTAGTATCAGCATCGATGAAGTTTTATTAGACAAAGCTGGCATTTTACCCTATGAGCAAGTGCAAGTAGTGAATAATGCCAATGGTGAGCGTTTTATAACTTATACAATACCTGCTCCCGCTAATTCCGGAATAATTGAACTCAATGGGGCAGCAGCACGTCTAGGCATTACAGGCGATCGCGTGATCATAATGGCTTACGGGCAGTTCACTCCAGAAGAGTTAAAAAATTACTCTCCTACAGTAGTCATTGTGGACGAAAAAAACCGACTTTTGGAAGTGCGGCACTACGATGACCTGCTCAGTAAGGTCTAA
- a CDS encoding helix-turn-helix domain-containing protein produces the protein MQPSKLDQILGLELQRHRTEKGWSQEYLAEVTGLHRTYISQLERGLKSPSVRVLSHITHSLGITMSQFLEAVEESLSVEGR, from the coding sequence ATGCAGCCCAGTAAACTAGATCAAATTTTAGGACTAGAACTACAGCGTCATCGCACCGAAAAAGGGTGGTCACAGGAGTATCTTGCAGAAGTCACAGGTCTGCACAGAACTTACATCAGCCAGCTTGAGCGAGGGCTAAAAAGTCCATCTGTTAGAGTTCTCAGCCATATTACTCATTCATTGGGTATAACAATGAGTCAATTTTTAGAAGCCGTAGAGGAATCTTTGAGTGTTGAAGGACGATGA
- a CDS encoding DNA cytosine methyltransferase gives MKHKIIDLFAGAGGLTTGFDMEGFESLCAIDIDAKALATYKHNYPNTKIIHQDIRQVNPSDLRLALGLRQEELTVLIGGPPCQGFSRNTPAGYRYLNDSRNQLYRTFLEFVEEFRPLYAVIENVPEILKAYNGVVREEITKQLESLGYKVISSSLNAAHYGIPQTRSRAFFLASLDNSLHFPEPTNFGDIRSDYRTMKSCNQLNLLEANFSPLVTVRDAIGDLPPLDAGQDYGEEVYPDAPQTTYQAMIRNKSLKIVNHVARALSPIQLARARVLGEGQDARDLPCELAPKKHYSGAYGRLYWDKPARTITRWVFHPGSGRFFHPIQDRTITIREAARLHSYPDNFHFLGTYTDMAAQIGQSVPPLLGKVIASSMIQAHLQKTEY, from the coding sequence ATGAAACACAAAATCATTGATTTATTTGCTGGTGCAGGTGGTTTGACTACAGGATTTGACATGGAGGGTTTTGAGTCTCTATGTGCAATCGATATAGATGCAAAAGCCTTAGCAACCTATAAGCATAATTACCCAAACACTAAAATCATTCATCAAGACATACGTCAGGTTAATCCATCTGATTTAAGATTAGCCTTGGGCTTGCGACAAGAAGAACTAACAGTGTTGATTGGCGGTCCTCCCTGTCAGGGATTTTCCAGAAATACTCCTGCTGGTTATCGCTACCTAAATGATTCTCGTAACCAACTATATAGAACTTTCTTGGAATTTGTAGAGGAATTTAGACCCCTTTATGCCGTAATTGAAAACGTGCCTGAAATCTTAAAAGCTTACAATGGCGTAGTTAGAGAAGAAATCACCAAACAACTTGAATCATTAGGCTATAAAGTTATCTCTTCATCACTCAATGCTGCACATTATGGAATACCACAAACGAGATCCAGAGCCTTTTTTCTAGCTAGTTTGGATAACTCTCTTCATTTTCCTGAACCCACAAATTTTGGTGATATTAGGAGTGACTATAGAACTATGAAGTCTTGCAATCAGCTTAATTTATTAGAGGCAAATTTTTCTCCACTGGTAACAGTCAGAGATGCGATTGGAGACTTACCACCACTAGATGCTGGACAGGACTATGGCGAAGAAGTTTATCCTGATGCTCCACAAACTACATATCAAGCTATGATTCGTAATAAAAGCTTGAAAATTGTTAATCATGTTGCTCGCGCTTTGAGTCCAATCCAATTAGCAAGAGCGCGCGTTCTTGGTGAAGGACAAGATGCTAGGGATTTACCTTGTGAATTAGCTCCCAAGAAACATTATAGCGGCGCATACGGTAGACTTTATTGGGATAAGCCAGCGAGAACCATCACCAGATGGGTTTTCCATCCAGGATCTGGTAGGTTTTTCCACCCTATTCAAGACCGAACAATTACAATCCGCGAAGCTGCAAGATTACACTCTTATCCAGATAATTTTCATTTTTTGGGAACATATACTGATATGGCTGCTCAAATTGGTCAATCTGTACCCCCACTCTTAGGTAAAGTGATAGCCTCATCTATGATTCAGGCTCATCTTCAGAAAACTGAGTATTGA
- the hemJ gene encoding protoporphyrinogen oxidase HemJ, whose product MAYSWFKAFHLIGIVVWFAGLFYLVRLFIYHVEANQEPEPAKTILKNQYQIMEKRLYNIITTPGMLLTVAMAIGLLSTEPEVLKQSWLHIKLLFVALLLGYHHYCKRLMKQLAADECRWSGQQLRALNEAPTVMLLVIVLLAVFKNNLPTDITVWGIFGLVILMAVTIQLYAKKRRRDKEKLMEEGQIGQVPQQQS is encoded by the coding sequence ATGGCTTATTCCTGGTTTAAAGCATTTCATCTGATTGGGATTGTAGTTTGGTTTGCGGGGTTATTTTACCTAGTACGTTTATTTATTTATCATGTGGAAGCGAACCAAGAACCAGAACCAGCAAAAACGATACTGAAAAATCAGTATCAGATTATGGAAAAGCGCCTCTACAATATCATTACCACTCCAGGAATGTTGCTGACGGTAGCAATGGCGATAGGTTTATTAAGCACTGAACCGGAAGTTTTAAAACAAAGTTGGTTGCATATTAAACTGCTATTTGTTGCCCTTTTACTCGGTTATCATCATTACTGTAAACGTCTGATGAAGCAGTTAGCCGCAGATGAATGTCGCTGGAGTGGTCAGCAGTTGCGGGCTTTAAATGAAGCACCTACAGTCATGTTACTGGTGATTGTCTTACTGGCTGTGTTTAAGAATAATCTGCCAACAGATATTACAGTTTGGGGTATTTTTGGTTTAGTCATTTTAATGGCGGTGACTATTCAGCTTTATGCGAAAAAACGCCGACGGGATAAAGAAAAGCTGATGGAAGAAGGACAAATAGGACAAGTTCCTCAACAACAAAGTTAG
- a CDS encoding alpha/beta fold hydrolase gives MSLKEHKITVDSLEWFYRECEPIGRTDLLPVLFLHGLVSQSYSWRNIMPALGSQGSRAIAPDWIGYGFSSQPEKWDFAYTPDKFITALEGFVKALELERFSLVVQGFLGSVGLQYALRHPEQVTNIAILNAPISTTAKLPWKIKQLGLPLAGEMMTQDPLLVDRTLESGSRYRIEDKDLDIYRKPFLKASTAGRSLLATVRNLQLDQAMSEIESGFKQWQQPILIQWGMIDPWLPIEVAQKFADSVPNAELIKINNVGHYPQEHYHKTILEDLLPFVRRINT, from the coding sequence GTGTCTTTAAAAGAACATAAAATTACAGTAGATTCTCTAGAATGGTTTTATCGCGAGTGTGAACCCATTGGCAGAACTGACTTACTGCCTGTATTGTTTCTACACGGTTTAGTATCACAAAGTTATAGCTGGCGCAACATTATGCCTGCTTTAGGGAGTCAAGGAAGCAGAGCGATCGCACCTGATTGGATTGGTTACGGTTTTTCATCCCAGCCGGAAAAATGGGATTTTGCTTACACACCTGATAAATTTATTACTGCCTTAGAAGGATTTGTCAAGGCCTTAGAACTGGAAAGATTTTCTTTAGTTGTCCAAGGATTTTTAGGTTCTGTAGGCTTACAATATGCCTTGCGTCATCCCGAACAAGTAACTAATATAGCTATCTTGAATGCACCAATTTCCACAACTGCCAAATTGCCTTGGAAAATTAAACAACTGGGTTTACCATTGGCTGGTGAAATGATGACCCAAGATCCTCTCTTAGTTGATCGGACTCTCGAAAGTGGAAGTCGTTACCGCATCGAAGATAAAGATTTAGACATTTATCGCAAACCATTTTTAAAAGCTTCCACTGCGGGGCGAAGTCTCCTAGCAACTGTGCGGAATTTACAACTAGACCAAGCAATGTCAGAAATAGAATCTGGATTTAAACAATGGCAACAGCCAATTTTGATTCAGTGGGGCATGATTGACCCTTGGCTACCTATAGAAGTAGCACAAAAGTTTGCTGATTCTGTACCCAATGCCGAATTAATAAAAATTAATAATGTCGGGCATTATCCTCAAGAACACTACCACAAAACGATTCTAGAAGACCTTTTGCCCTTTGTCCGACGTATAAATACTTAA
- a CDS encoding NAD(P)/FAD-dependent oxidoreductase, whose translation MSHVVIIGCGVVGAAIAYELSLVKNLKITVIDRQAPAKASTGAALGVLMGVISHKIKGQAWQRRQTSIQRYETLIPELEAVTGRKIPFNRQGILSLFGSEENLTGWENLAAVRDSQGWKLELWDTAKLKNICPQVDHTKITGAVYSPQDRQLDPTALTLALVEAAQHNGVTCKFGVTVLGMDTQTPEIDKVSQCSAVETTEGKIAADWIVVAAGLGSTPLTAQLNQMLDIRPVLGQALHIHLDQPLGNSDFQPVITGNDVHIVPIGGGDYWVGATVEFPSNADEILLDQEMLAEVWQQAIAFCPDLAPAEIIRTWSGLRPRPEGRPAPVIEQLPGFSNILLATGHYRNGVLLAPATADAIREMITSGHY comes from the coding sequence ATGAGTCATGTAGTTATCATCGGGTGTGGTGTAGTTGGGGCTGCGATCGCCTATGAACTCAGCCTAGTTAAAAACTTAAAAATCACAGTCATCGACCGTCAAGCACCCGCCAAAGCTTCCACAGGTGCAGCCCTGGGCGTTTTAATGGGCGTGATTAGTCATAAAATTAAAGGTCAGGCTTGGCAAAGGCGACAAACCAGCATTCAACGCTACGAAACCTTAATTCCCGAATTAGAAGCTGTAACAGGGCGTAAAATCCCTTTTAACCGCCAAGGTATTCTCAGTTTGTTCGGGTCAGAAGAAAATTTAACCGGCTGGGAAAACCTCGCCGCAGTTCGTGATTCTCAAGGCTGGAAATTAGAACTTTGGGATACAGCCAAACTCAAAAATATCTGTCCTCAAGTTGATCACACCAAAATTACAGGCGCGGTTTATTCTCCCCAAGACCGCCAACTAGATCCCACTGCTTTGACTTTAGCTTTAGTTGAGGCTGCCCAACACAATGGCGTAACTTGCAAATTTGGTGTAACTGTTTTGGGAATGGATACCCAAACCCCAGAAATTGACAAAGTTAGTCAATGTAGTGCTGTAGAGACGACAGAAGGAAAAATTGCGGCCGATTGGATTGTAGTCGCTGCGGGGCTGGGTTCTACACCACTCACGGCACAGTTAAACCAAATGCTTGATATCCGCCCGGTTTTAGGGCAAGCATTACACATACATTTAGATCAACCATTGGGTAATTCTGACTTTCAGCCGGTGATTACTGGTAATGATGTGCATATTGTCCCTATCGGGGGCGGTGATTACTGGGTAGGTGCAACGGTGGAATTTCCTAGCAATGCAGATGAAATACTACTAGATCAAGAAATGCTAGCAGAAGTTTGGCAGCAAGCGATCGCCTTTTGCCCAGATTTAGCCCCAGCCGAGATTATCCGCACTTGGTCGGGTTTACGTCCCCGTCCTGAAGGTCGTCCCGCACCAGTGATTGAACAACTACCAGGATTTAGCAATATTCTCTTAGCTACAGGACACTACCGCAATGGTGTTTTGCTAGCACCAGCAACAGCTGACGCAATTCGTGAGATGATTACTTCTGGGCATTATTAA
- the psbQ gene encoding photosystem II protein PsbQ has translation MARQRSIFSLILVLLATLLISCGGPSATVAPPTYTATQLERIGEYVPKIQAVRDRADELRTLINKKDWIDVSNFIHGPMTEARSSMTYIIPNLVPSVQPVARQKNRDLLNDLVKIDQAAVQSDTQLALTSYQKAMEDIDKFFQLLPDTSTQPEVS, from the coding sequence ATGGCGCGTCAACGCTCGATTTTTTCTCTGATTTTAGTATTATTGGCTACATTACTCATCAGTTGTGGTGGCCCTAGTGCCACAGTTGCACCTCCAACTTACACAGCAACTCAACTGGAGAGAATTGGGGAATACGTTCCGAAAATTCAGGCTGTGCGCGATCGCGCAGACGAACTAAGAACCCTGATCAACAAAAAGGATTGGATCGATGTCAGTAATTTTATACATGGTCCGATGACCGAAGCTAGGTCAAGCATGACTTATATCATTCCTAACCTCGTACCTTCTGTCCAACCCGTAGCACGGCAAAAAAACCGAGATTTACTGAACGACCTGGTTAAAATCGATCAAGCGGCTGTACAGAGTGATACCCAACTTGCTTTGACTAGCTACCAAAAAGCTATGGAAGACATTGATAAATTCTTCCAACTGCTTCCTGATACAAGCACTCAACCAGAAGTAAGTTAG
- a CDS encoding thiol-disulfide oxidoreductase DCC family protein — MNYYVIYDGNCNLCVTLVQLLENLDQGKLFRYAPMQDEETLQQWGITPQACEQGMILIDANAPERRWQGSDAAEEIGRLLPMGSVFVEAYRALPGMKWVGDRFYEQIRDNRYTLFGKRGSTYQSAYCVDGSCKTGNNS, encoded by the coding sequence ATGAATTACTACGTTATCTACGACGGAAACTGTAATCTCTGCGTTACCCTAGTCCAATTACTGGAAAACCTAGACCAAGGAAAGCTGTTTCGTTACGCCCCCATGCAAGATGAAGAAACACTGCAACAGTGGGGAATTACACCCCAAGCTTGCGAACAAGGAATGATTTTAATTGATGCTAATGCACCGGAACGACGTTGGCAAGGTAGTGATGCGGCTGAGGAAATTGGGCGATTATTGCCGATGGGAAGTGTATTTGTGGAAGCTTATCGGGCGTTACCTGGGATGAAGTGGGTAGGCGATCGCTTTTATGAACAAATCCGCGACAACCGCTATACTCTCTTTGGCAAGCGTGGGAGTACTTATCAATCAGCCTATTGTGTCGATGGTAGCTGCAAAACGGGGAATAATTCATAA
- a CDS encoding class I SAM-dependent methyltransferase has product MSKKRNSPDQIELFPSQTPYNSENWQERVAQVGYRFNRQYQKQDLELPAEVQEMPIYQEWVAGLLSGKIASPFWEIAQPKKNQHCLDIGCGVSLLIYPWRDWLAYFYGQEISTVARDTLNSRGSQLNSKLFKGVELGPAHQLNYSADQFDLAIATGFSCYFPLKYWSVVLAEVKRVLKPDGYFVFDILNPEHPLAEDWAVLETYLGAEVFLEPVAEWEKMIKATGAKVAAKQSGELFDLYKVKF; this is encoded by the coding sequence ATGTCTAAAAAGCGGAATTCACCAGACCAAATTGAGCTTTTTCCCTCCCAAACTCCCTATAACTCAGAAAACTGGCAGGAGAGAGTGGCGCAGGTGGGGTATCGCTTTAACCGACAGTATCAAAAGCAAGATTTGGAATTACCAGCAGAAGTACAGGAAATGCCCATCTATCAAGAATGGGTGGCGGGGCTGTTGTCTGGGAAAATTGCCTCTCCATTTTGGGAAATTGCTCAACCGAAAAAAAACCAGCACTGTTTGGATATTGGCTGTGGTGTCAGCTTGTTAATCTATCCTTGGCGGGATTGGTTAGCATACTTTTATGGGCAAGAAATTAGCACAGTGGCACGGGATACCCTCAATTCTCGTGGTTCGCAATTGAATTCTAAGCTGTTCAAGGGTGTGGAGTTGGGGCCAGCCCATCAATTAAACTACTCCGCAGACCAGTTTGATCTGGCGATCGCCACAGGATTTAGCTGCTATTTTCCCCTAAAATACTGGAGTGTTGTCTTAGCAGAAGTTAAGCGGGTCTTGAAACCAGATGGATATTTTGTATTTGACATCCTCAATCCCGAACACCCTTTAGCAGAAGATTGGGCAGTTTTGGAAACATATTTAGGTGCTGAAGTATTTCTCGAACCTGTAGCTGAGTGGGAAAAAATGATTAAAGCTACTGGTGCAAAAGTAGCGGCGAAACAATCAGGAGAATTATTTGATTTATATAAAGTAAAGTTTTGA